A stretch of DNA from Elephas maximus indicus isolate mEleMax1 chromosome 21, mEleMax1 primary haplotype, whole genome shotgun sequence:
AAGAAGAAGTGGATATCACTGGCTCTTCTCAGCCAGCAATCAAACACTTTGACCAGGACTCTACCGTCATGGCCAAGACAACGGACAACAGATGTGATGCTTGTGCTTATTATGTTTCCCAGCCGGCCTCAAAAACCCTTGCCCTGGGCCATGTCCTCAGCCCCCAGGCACAAGCCGAGGGTCCTGATAGGATCTCAAAATCCAGTCCACAGCCTGCCAGAGGTAGAAGGGGCCAGGACTCTCCACTCAGCATCCAGGCAGTAGGAAAAAGATCTGCCCAGACACCTGAACAGAATTGCTTGAATCCTGCAAAGAAAGCGAAACTCACGACCCTCCAGATCCTGAAGCAGAAGAGTCAGAAACCTAAATTGCGAAGTCGCCAGCCTCTCTCCAATACAACTGAATTTGGACCCAAAGGGTCACCCGAAGTCACCAGGATGATAGACCGCCAGCCTCCACACAGCACATCTCTACTGAATACTGTCGAAGCCAGCCCTATCATTCCACCTGCACTTTCTAACCATGTTCCACGACAGCCTCTCAGAATCGTCTTCACAAGAGTGAACAATGGACAGTGGAGCTCCAGGTTCAGAACAtcttccccctctctccctcctgagTAGCCTACACCTCTTGTTGAGAGCCCTTGTGTTCTTGAGAAGTGGGAGAGACACAGTGCCCGGATTCTACTGAGGCTTCTGGCCTCCTTTTAAGGAGAGTGACTGGGATTGAGACCTCTATGGTTGGGATCCTCAGCCTTAAGCCTGACGTGAATTGGTTGTGACTAAATGACCCAAGAGGAGAAAGATGCAGGGAACAGggtgtatttgttgaatgacatcCTCAGATGTGGTGTGAGTGCAATGGTGGAATCTTAGGTAATATCGAAGGACAGACATGCTGAGACTGCCtattttaattttgtatattAAGTTGTATATAAAAGAAACCGTATGCAAGAGGCCTATAATAGTTTCTGTAATTTAGTTATTTTGTAAGAAACTAAGTTATATGGGAGTAAATATTCCAGTATAATgtcactggaagctatgcaattAAGTGTATTTGGTGTGAAAGTGACTAGATTTTGGAAAGACTTAAAGAGCCTTTCAGTGGGGTCTGTCTCATTTAAGCAGTGCCCTGTACTGAGTCTGTGGGAATGTTTAAGTGGAAACCGTTATTGGGAACAGTCTATTGATCTTTTGCTCTTAACTTTTACTGTAAAGCTGTACTGTAAATTTTCTTCAATATTAATAAAATTCACTAATATGACATTTTATCTCTGCATTTTTATTTGCACATAATCTAAACACCAAAGTTCCATATAATATTTATCCATTTGATTAACTTGAGAGTAAACTAAACTTCCACACCCACAGTTTATTCTTGGACCTAGAATTTGCCAGAAATGCAGACTTTCAGGTGCAAACCCTGCCCTACTGCATCAAAGTAGCAATATTCTCAATTGATTCATGTGCAGATTAAGTTGTGAGAAGCACTTCTTGTGGACTGATTTGTCTCATATGAGTCACTTGGTGAATTTTAATTTACATGGGTGCTCAGCCCAGAAATAGAAGTTCACTGTGTGTTGCGTGAGGCTTGGGCAAGGGGATTGTTAAAGATTCTGCAGACGAATCAAATGTTCCCCAGAGTGTGAGAAGCACTGGGTTATTATGGTGGGCAAAGCTAATTCTTCAGGGTTTTGCTATCTACATTTTCCACCCTGATCAAGAGAAAGAGGCTGGCCTTTTAGGGAGTTTGATTTCCTTAGGAACAGCAAATAACTTGCTTCTCCCTCCATATGCAGCACCTGTTTCTAGAGTGCTTTTTTATTTCTCCGGGACCTCATTCCTTTAGCATAGCTACCTACTAGTTGACTGATAAGGTGCATAAGAAAGATGTGGagatatcaagaaagtgaagagacaatgtacagattgggagaaaagaaTCAGGAGCCATATCTAATAAGGATTCA
This window harbors:
- the LOC126064584 gene encoding protein FAM90A27P-like — its product is MKKENLEPKKPQEPQTLCPFNNLEREKEQRQREEEHERKALLQKFTKRPKEKQQQNWKESTESCDYLRHPCRPMPFHTTKTGYVLGPALRNWPPVRKPDWKSIFPAWYTIQDHDLSFCSCHGQTKEEEVDITGSSQPAIKHFDQDSTVMAKTTDNRCDACAYYVSQPASKTLALGHVLSPQAQAEGPDRISKSSPQPARGRRGQDSPLSIQAVGKRSAQTPEQNCLNPAKKAKLTTLQILKQKSQKPKLRSRQPLSNTTEFGPKGSPEVTRMIDRQPPHSTSLLNTVEASPIIPPALSNHVPRQPLRIVFTRVNNGQWSSRFRTSSPSLPPE